In the genome of Arachis stenosperma cultivar V10309 chromosome 2, arast.V10309.gnm1.PFL2, whole genome shotgun sequence, the window ATATGATGAAACCTAGCAAGAGCTCGTTCTAGAgtacttctaaaccatcaaaatcatAAGATTTCTCAATACCCAAAgctcaaatttaaattcaatataTACTACAAAAATGGGGTCAAAGAATTCAAAAttcttataatatttttagataGAATTATAGAAGATGAGATGGGCTTTGTGTGGCCACAAACGATGCAGCAATCGGAGCTCTGGAGAGAAAGTTATGGTGGATTGAATGTTGGTGAGCTAggattttctctcttctttcctttcttctcaattttttatatatgttgggcttggacCCAGTTAACTTATATGGTCCGTTTGGGttaaaacctttaagattaacgttttaatttatgttttaaatatttttactttttaaatcataatttttaactttttaaccTTCTTtactcataattaattttttcaaccATAGTATCAGACAAATCTAAGCCAGTACTGCCAGTCAAATTTTTAGTGCGCATTTTTAcgccaaaaactatgttttctgATTCGAAAAAATTCTCTGAATCTAAATATCATCTTCAAATTCTCAAATTATGATTGCTAAATTTTTCAAACCTTTTTGTCGGtacttaattaattacttatttAATTATCGTTTCACCGGATTTTACACAAGTGACTGAAATGACAAGTTAATTCCTTAGTAACTTTTGGCTCATTTTGGCAACAGTTGAAACTTTGCTAACAAAATTTCTGTCAATAAGTGAAATAATTGGTTGGTGATTTTTTCTAGTGCTCAACGATACAAAAACTAAAACAACTACGTTTATAGTGAAAAATTTTACACataatgaatttttaaatattttcataaaCCAAATATAGCCTTAACTAGATTTCAAAAGTGAATGATTAACtatgttttaattaattagtaagTCTAACACATAATAAAAGTTAACGTTATGACTAACATTGACCATCTGACAAATTGATTACCCAAGAAAAGACCTAAACTAACTGATCAACTCCGATCAAGCGACAGTTAGACAACTAATTTTGTTCGATCGCTAACGATCTCGAAAAACCAACCAATTGCTTGCCTAACTGGTCAAAGACCATCAAATCATTGACACCACTAACCAATCGACCAATATATTAATATTGCCTGCTGACCGCCTATCGACAGAACTATGCCGATGGACTGACCGCCAATCTACCAACCAACCACCCTTTGACTGATGTTAGACATGTGACTGTCTGAATGCCCACATAGGACCCAAACCAATTGACCAAGCGACAATCGGACAACTTATTATGTTTGATCGGTGACAACTTGACTAATAAACCTACCGGTCGCTTGACTGACTATAGACCATCTAATGATCGACACCCGCTAACCGATCAACTGACCGCCTCCCGACCTCGACCTACCTGTCGTCTTTTTGACGATACCAAAGGAGCTACTTACTGCATATTTATCTCGCATGTCAACTAATGACTATTCGTCGACCTACCCAATCAATTCCCAGTCGACTGACTACCTAGCCCGATCAACCAACTACTAACCACGACTGATGGATTCACTGCTATCAAATTCTCGCTTATTGACCTACCGTAACCTGTTGATTCACCACCGACCTGCTGACCTATCCCAAATCACATACTCAGTCGTCAACTGACTGTGAGCCCCCACCTTATGACCTACGTCGACCTACAGGCTATTGATCTGCAATCACTGCTTGACGAATGACCTTGCCAACCTACCCAATCTACTACCAACTAACCTCGGCCAACATAGACAATTGACGAACCTCTGGCCAAAACCTGATCAATTGTTGGACGACCTTGAATTATGCAAGCTGACTATGATTGCCCATCCCTAACATCTCCCAATTGGTCTTTGATGTACTTTTTGGTCTGGTCACCTTGGCTAACAACGAGCTTTTAACCTTATGTATCTCTTGACACTATGGGTCTTTTATAAACCACATGACTAGGACTAAGTCCATATAGAGTTAATGCTATAGACAACATtatatattcttttctttctctaatttgataatatttttaatatttattgcAAGAACCTTagatattattaaattttttatttcatagtAAAAATGAAATATTGACCTAGgctattttaaaatatttacaattCTGTAATATTATCATGgacaaatatatttatataaatataaatataaacaaatatataaaaacttgatttaataataaatttttagtataaaccaaacaattttaatatgttttttaaGTATTGTACTCTATATTGTTTTTGGAATATTATAATTTACTTTGTCATATGTGTACAAGTGTACAAGTACAATTATGTCCAATCGAATTAACTATTAAATTGGTATTCTTGTagtgacaaaaataatattaaaagacTCGAAATAAAAAACCTagaagattttaaaatttgacaaaagtAATGAAAGGTAAGATGGTGACGTTACCTTGAATGGAAAATGCTGAATTGGCTCGCCGGATTGCCGAGATAGAAAATTGTGTTAACCCAACGCGTTACctgaaattattaattttttaaattcaattgacaacttgaaaaattattttttcactatttaatttcttcatggtaaattctaatttaattactGTGATGCGAGCTCAATACCATTTTCAACTAGTTTCTTCACAATCAAACCCTccacactatctgaattctctCCCATGTACACCTTGATTTCCTTCTTTACACCATTGTACTCCACCCATATCATGTAGAATCGAGAGACATTACTTGGAGCCAACTCAATAACAAACTTGGAAAGAAGGATAGTAATTTTGAAGATGACGCCATTATATTATCAAGTCCAATGTGGTTGCCGTTAGGGTCAAAGTCCTTTTTTACGGTATCGAACTCAACTTCGATGATTTGTTTGGAGGAGTCGCCATTGGtaaattcattggtgagagATTTACTGGGATCCCAAGGATGACAGGcaacataaataaaattaagtaCAATTTTCTCTTATGAGAAGGATGATGTGTGGTACTCTTACTCTGTtattgataaacccatattttgtgatatattttgtgcttagtttgagtgatttattcaatccttcacccacttattcatattaattgtatggttttactttcccttccttactatgggatgtatgtgaaaaacatgtttcctatgctttaaaattaattattttaattacctttatttctattcgatgccatgattagTGCGTTGAGTAGTTttagatcttctaaggcaggaatgacttaaaggatgaaaaagaaaacatacaaaaatggaaggaaagcgtaaaacggagttttggagaaaatggcatccacgcgatcgcatggacgacgcggccgcatgccaagcgcgaagaagcagcgacacggccgcatgactgacgcgaccgcgcacCTAACGAAGAACACCTATGACGTGGCCGCATGACTGACCCGACCACGCGACAAGGAAAACTCCaattgacgcgaccgcgtgacccacacggacgcgtgacagaggccacgcaccagaaattgcagaaaacgcttATAGCAaattctgaagccctttttggcccaaatccaagtccagaaggcatataccagaggttatgaagtgagggaatgcatccattcaaggGAGTCTCGAATTTTtagtcactttccatgatttaggtttagatggagagaggttctctcctctctctttaggattaggatttagatttAGGATTTTGTTTGCTTTGAGGATTATCTTTcttatcaggttcaatattcctttttcaTTACTTGCTTTTCAAATCagtttatgaattcttctatgttacagattactctttcgaattaatgttatttgaggtattccagttaatattgctttcttttatttatgttattgattgttcccaatctgaagacatTTTTATTCTAGTAGATTTAATTCgttttccttttggtcttggttaagaaatcagtaactcaggagttatcttagctcaacataattgataactgttatctttgctaattgaactgaacttcaataatcccaaccttttcttaggaaataaataggattcgaaggtcaaactaattagtcccttgactttcctttgctttagcaaaggttaactaagtggaattaagattcaactttcattattattgataagaataactaagtctggacttctaatttctcacaccttgccaaagggtttgctttacagtatttatttattttaattgtcatttaaattatttgccatattcattccccattctcaaaacccccgatttacaaaactcataaccaataataagaacatacctccctgcaattccttgagaagacgacccgaggtttaaatacttcggttatcaatttatttaggggtttgttacttgtgacaaccaaaacatttgcaCGAAgagatttctgttggtttagaatctatatctacaacacgactatttttataaaattctttactagcaaaaatcctaacgtcaaaatggcgccgttgccggggaattgcaaacatgtgccttattattggttattgtaaatatttaaaaaaaaaatatttttcttttacttgtttatttgttttctctcttccctcttatttctgatatctattatgaattctcacccctctcgctttgagtttggttctaattttgttgcaaggaatggaagctataacaggactatgcatcaaggtctaagcaatcaaagatggatggagccacaaggatccgatcaaccctttaggcaacaacatccTCCTAGATATCATAGACAAAGACCTTTTTACAATGCATGCCCAACTGATAGATTTGGTGGACcgccttgtaactaccaacaagccccaccctgtgctcagagaccatcctctcgatataacttcgaaccaccacactcacaagcttcttttcaccattcactaccacatgatccttatccgccccaacgccaatccaattactctcaagaaccaccactctcctacgcaccatgtccatatccatcaagtcaaaaatcacaggttcgcttcgaGGAATCAGTAAACCAGTTCAATGCAACCCTTCAttaactggagcaagcaataaatcaattatcttccagacgttcagatactcaacagactcccatggcttcatgtggagaatctaatgaaaaATGCAGCACGAAGAAGACACTAGAGACTCTAGTGGACAGCATaaagcataacttcgtactggaacaagtagaggatgctgtcattgtagaagaagaagagttggttgaagatttaggagatgctgaacctcctaGGAAATACAGAGTCATGGAAGACCCCGTCAAAGATGTTACAATTGACGCTAAAGAGGAGGTTGAACAGCCTCCAATGCAGATATCTTACGAAGAGCTGGATGGAGTAACTCAAGACGCAtatttccttgatgatgatagtcaCCAGTCAAGTCCCCCTAGTGATGAACTTACacccgcaagtgaattctttgagacagaagaatcttccccaagtaaatacgaagatgatgcagaggtcgacttttctcaacctcccaattatgactcaagtgatgaggaagatatggaAGACTTTGACCAGGACATGGCTggaatggaaaaggtttgcaaggaagtggaggaattcactgaagaccacaagggagtagagcttgccgAACCACTAAAAACATTGatcccaaggccactaccaACCAACAcagacttcaagtgggtaaaattcttgactcttatctttatttttccacttgaatatggtttacttgaaacagatggccagcttagagttctctgtggctttaagagtaaaaggaaaATGGCTCGCACTCAGAGCTGGTatacaaggttcaataaggtttCACGCTTCAACTCGAAGTGCACGGATTGGTATCATGTTCAATCGAATGGATCTCGGAAAATGTTTGGTCATCTTGGTGAGAATCTAATTTCTAAACCGCCCGAATGGAAAAGTATAGATAAAAACGAAAGCGGATTTGGAACCAGAGTTTGGGATCATGGAATATATTCTGATATtcatcaccccgggagcctgaaaatatgtttgaagctgctcataagcttcacatgcctagattgggaccccggaggctattggcattccaagcattggtagagatttctggacgaattcaagcacaagtCACCAaaacaggaagctcatcaaatgtccaacttaaagactttaactaaaagtgctaggtgggagacaacccaccatggtatgatcgtttctgtttccattttatttcgtttttgTTTACTTTATATTGTCTATTTCTATTGAACCTGGATACTATTCATAACATTTGCATTTAGcactgcatactgcataaatacatacctgcataaaaaaaaatggGCGTTCGACACGACCACATCgatcatgcgatcgcgtcagttGCGACAAAACACCtttcacgcgtccgcgtcatccacgcggtcgcgtgacctgGAAATCGGCGTAAAGATCCAACGCCCAGAAAGATGGGCTGGAATCGTGTGGCCATTGTGCGTTTCGCACAAAATGAACCACGCGGTCGCGTCCCTGACGCGATCGCGCCACATGCACAAACACTAATCCCACGTGACagcgtgagcgacgcgatcgcattGCGTGGATAGCACACCACCCCaaaggagacagagagttgcgctaaAGCGACGCTAGAATTGTGCATTTCGCACGATTTCCAGCGACGACCTACGCGATCGCGCCATTCATTATTTACCAATCCCATGCGATCGCATCAGCCAAGCGATCGTGTCAACCCCATTTCACCTCGGCCATGAGACCGCGTgtcccacgcgatcgcatggattCAAATTTACTAACCCCCCACTCACGCGAACCCTACCCATTCGCATCACCCACCCACCcttctccttcctctcttctcGCCACAGCCACCACCCACAACCTCCAGCCACCATCACCGAACCATCGCCACCCCCGTCGACCACCCAGAACCCACCGCCACGCCACCCCCTTCCTCCTTCCccctctttcttcctcttctttcccCTTCTCCCTCTACCGCCGCCACGCCACCCCCTCCACGATAGCCACCCACCGCGCCGCCATCACCGCCGCACTCCATCCGcccaccaccaccaccctcaCCCCCGTCCCAAACCTTTCCCCTACCCTCATCACCCCCTCCCTTTCCCAAAGTCCCTGCCCCCAACCAGCAGCCACCGCCGCCGCGCCACCCTCCTCCGCCGCGCCTGACGCCACCACCACCATTCCCCAGCCACCTCTCTGCCTCAATCTCCTTCATTAGCCTTCTAGGTTCCGCAAAACGCCACCCTTCTATTCATTCGTAGTTACTTTATATCTTTCTGTTTCTGTTCATATTTAGGCTAGTTAGATGtgcatgttgtagtggattttaggttgttaggtagcctaggatgtggttagtgtatttaggcctgataattgcgcTGTTCGTGTTTCTTGCTTTATGATTTTCGCAATTCTGATGATTCTGTGATGTTGCTATTGTTCATATGTTGTACTTTTTTGTTTCATGCTGCTTTTTACATTGCCTTTTTCATGTTCATACTCCTTATATGTGATTGCAGCTATGttttaattttcatatgaactattttgttgttgtttatttTCCGGGATAATCCACTTTTAGCCAGAATGCTGCCCAAATTTCTGTAAAATGTTTTCATTCTTGTCTTGGTTTTGGCATTTTCAACTGTGCTTTCCTTAGATTTCACCAAACCAATTCATGAATTTCAGGGAACGCATTCTTATTCTCTTTGATCTCCTGGTTCATAAATTGCATTTTTGACGATTGATTCCAATTTTTGCTATTTCTATATCTATCTGAATCAACATCCCCCTGTTTTCCTTGTTTGGTTATGAGTTACCTGTAGCTTCTAATTATGAATGCTTGTTACCTAGAAACTTATCCTTATGCCACTTACCTCAACCCATTTTTCACTAACTCACTAATTTTAACTTCTTAAACTCTTTTTCAATTCTAACCAAACTAACCTTTTAAAACATCTCTTCTGgtttttcactttcttttaACTTTCTACTCATGGCATACTGATAATTTTTCCTAATTAACATGCCTTCTATTACATTATGGATTGTGCATATCTTTTCTCGGATTTCAACTCCTACACAATCTTTAATGCACATTGCTTAACTCAATTTTCATTCTTTTATTGCCCCTTTACCACTATGTGCTTATTTTATTATGTGCCTACCTGTTTTTCTATTCCCATTATATCCTTGATTTCTGTCTTTCAGGATGTCTGACACCCAACGAAAGGGAAAAGGAAAGGCAACTACGGGCAAACAGAAAAGAGGTGATTCCTCTATGTCTCTCATGGAACTTCTGCATGATGACTCCTGGCGGGACAAGCACTTTACCGCGCAGGAGAAGGCTGACCAACTCCTCCCTGCCAATGATCCAATCAAGTTTGCAAACTGGTACTGTGAGCTGAAGTTTCCTAAGTTTGCTACTTCCAGAAACCTGTACCTGGAGAGGACTTTGAAAATCCCAGAAGAACTACAACAGTACACCTCCGATCAGATCAAACAGAGAGGCTGGTTCTTCTTAGAGCGAAACTTGACTGAGGTAAATGCTTCCTGGGTAAGAGAGTTTTACTGCAATTACTTCAAGACTTCCCTAGATACCGTGCACCTCAGAGGAAAACAGATACTGGTCACTGAAGAGGTCATTGAGGATATTCTGCACTTTCCACCAAAGTCTGATCAGCCTGACGGTTACCACAAGGCTGAGGAGGACATGCGCttcatgaggtttgattggAATGCTGTCAAGGCTAGGATAGCCCTTGACCCGACTGTTCCATGGGAATTGGGTCAGGACACCACCATGCCTAAGGGAATCAAGCGGATTTACttaaatgatgaggctcggctaTGGCATCAGATCCTGAGCAACTTTGTTATGCAGAGTACCCATGAGACAGCGATACCGGCCGCTATGATCACCCTCCTttggtgtgtgatggagggtaaggacctgtaCCTGCCACGTTTTATCTGGTCCTACATGGCCAGGGTCCACATCCGAGGCACTCTCTCCTTTCCGTATCTGATTACCCAGCTCGGACGTCGAGCTGACGTACCGTGGGAGGATGCTGATGGGAGGCCACCTGCTGCAGAGCACAGGAAGATTATTCCTCACAGCAGAAACTTTCTGGCCTTGGGCTACAGACCTGATTTCCTTACTCCTTCAGATGAGACAGCTACACCTTCAGCTGCCCCCTCTTCTTCCACTGCTGCACCTACCCCGCCCACTACACCTCTACCTGCCTCAGAACCAGTTTATCACCTAGTGCACCGCTTGTTTCAGCAGCTAAACAGAATGGAGCGCCGCTACCGGCGCCGGTATGAGAGATCTGAGCATCGCAACTGGCGACGCTCTGAGCACCTGAAGCTATTGATACGATCTGGCAgcgacatcccctccgagcctgACACACCATCAGCTCCATCTGAGGAGGAGGTGGATGAGCACGAGGAGAAGACCCATCCACAGAGAGAGACTGCGCAGGCAGGCATAGAGCAGGCTGCACCACAGCAGGAGAACCCACCTCAGATTCAGGTTGCAGACTCCAAGATTCCCATTCAGTCAGCACCTCCTCTGCAGCAGACAGATCCTCAGACCACCACCACAGAGACTCCAGCTACCCATCCTTCTGGAGATGACACTCCTTCACACCCAGCTTGagtgagcatcgaggacgatgctattatttaagtgtgggaaggttgccatctctggcatatctttattttggtgaaccactacaaactctctcttattttgttcattttctgtatttttgcatatttttctctttttgctttttattgtaCTTTTTGTATTTTGCACTTTGAGctatatatatactattttggatattttagcttgatttgcacattagtttactagttatattttaagtggattaattagtatagtttacccttttagTATATGATAGTTGACTtgatgaaaataaaaaaggagtAAGCTAGAGACCTCAACAGAAACAATCCacacaccttgtatatatagcattacatgttagttagttaacaacatttcatcaaggagaaATACTAAAACCTTAAAGGCCACCCAAACcaatttttttatgagaataatggaaatttttaactaaacctgCATGACATACTTAagtgatatatgatttatgagttAAAGAACACGcagcctgtgagttttgagctttattgtatggttacatttaagccataatattttattcctgtgtgtttcgCCCTTCTTATTTATTCTggtgttctttactttgttttaatctatatgtccaattatagaatatagatataTGCCAAGATAGGATTGAGGCCATTTTTGATTAAAACTCACTaatcccaaataaagcctaccttttatgccatccttgttagcccccttgagttTTTAAATCCCCCTTGTTTTATAatcacattactagccttaagcagaaaaataaattaaaaatcccaagttgaatccttggttagattaagatagaaattgtgtaattgtttaagtgtgggaaaactttatgggaacatggatgatagaaaCGAAGGTAGAAAAGTTGAAAAGAATAAAGAtgttttgggaagcatgctcatgtgagattaaaataattaattaccatgtgcagttaaaaaaaatgcaaattaAAGCAAGTGCACATGGagcaaaaattaaaactaatgcatgagcatgtaacatAAAAAGTGGGAAATATGGGAAAATAGGTAAAGAAGCTTTGCTTTATaaaatatgtatgttaggtgagatcttagactaatcaaggattcacttaattagctcacttggccatatacatatacccttacctttaccttggccccattacaaccttaaaaagacctcatgatctTTGTAAGTCTATATTTTAtgattgttgattggttagatgaagaacaaagttaaagaaagtaaggataaaaagaagaatagagtgattaacccaataaacactgagtgattagagagtaaacacaaaatccagtgagagttcaataactcatcaacatatatctatgcttaatttgttaattgtcttgcaagtttataaaatatttttcttcccatctcaagtgtaaaagtgctttaacattatctaaggttggctatgtatatatgattccttgagaatgtgaattgatTTAACTgcatgtaagctttatatatgagtgaataaaattaggattgcatgactcatttaggtagttgcatttagattagATTGCATTGCATGGCATTCCACCACTTCAACCTTACTTTTTTTTACCTTGAATATaacatgaggacatgctattgtttaagtgtagggagattgataaacccatattttgtgatatattttgtgcttagtttgagtgatttattcaatccttcacccacttattcatattaattgcatggttttactttcccttcctgaTTATgggatgtatgtgaaaaacatgtttcctatactttaaaattaattattttaattacctttatttccattcgatgccatgattagtgcgttgagtagtttcagatcttctaaggcaggaatgacttaaaggatgaaaaaggaaacatacaaaaatggaaggaaagcgtAAAACGGAGTTTTTGAGAAActggcatccacgcgatcgcatggacgacgcggccgcatgccaAGCGCGAAGAAGCAgcaacgcggccgcatgactgacgcgaccgcgcacctaaagaagaacacctatgacgcggccgcatgattgacgcgaccgcgcgacaaggaaaactccaattgacgcgaccgcgtgactgatgatttggatttttgacggtttagaattcacaaatgaattctcgttgcaagtatagtttctaaaccaacaataatcctttcatacaaaagattatttgtcacaagtaacaaacccctaaatttataaaccgaagtattcaaacctcgggtcgttcttcctaggatttacaatgaagtgtcttgttattggttatgagttatttttggggttttgacaagaggcatgaaagataaatggcaagaaagtaaactaatggctaaaaaggtcttggcaagggttggtggttaAGGATccctatcctaatcactaaccacaatatgagaatcggcaaggattaatctcattaaatcatcctctaactagtagtaaaggaaagtcaaatgagctatatcaatcctagtccataagtcctaactctccactaattcaattagtgag includes:
- the LOC130962718 gene encoding glycine-rich cell wall structural protein-like codes for the protein MKEIEAERWLGNGGGGVRRGGGGWRGGGGCWLGAGTLGKGGGDEGRGKVWDGGEGGGGGRMECGGDGGAVGGYRGGGGVAAVEGEGERRGRKRGKEEGGGVAVGSGWSTGVAMVR